CCCATACTCATCGTGGAGGCGCTTTCCGAGTCGACAGGGGATTTCGACCGTGGCGAGAAATTTGCCGCGTACCGCCGCATTGCGGAGTTCAAGGAATATGTACTGATCGATCCTGATCGCAGAACGATCGATATTTTCCGGCGTACGAAATCGGGTGAATGGGTTCTATGGGACGCGCGCGGAAAATCGGAAGTTCGCTTCGAAACCCTGGATCTGAAATTAATGGAAGCCGAGATTTTCGGAAGCTTACCGAGTTCCTAGGCGGCGTTTACCCGGCGATATTCCATGACCTCCCGACTCATCAACCGGCGCGATCTCGATTTCCTGCTCTAC
This sequence is a window from Betaproteobacteria bacterium. Protein-coding genes within it:
- a CDS encoding Uma2 family endonuclease, whose protein sequence is PILIVEALSESTGDFDRGEKFAAYRRIAEFKEYVLIDPDRRTIDIFRRTKSGEWVLWDARGKSEVRFETLDLKLMEAEIFGSLPSS